Sequence from the Flavobacterium sp. J372 genome:
CTACAATAGCAAGGTATTTTAGTTCTAGGGGAATATTGTATTTGGCAAGATGCTCTTCAAACATCGGGAAGTAATATTCCGAAATCGCCATAAGCCTTTCATAGCTTCTTGGCCTGTTTTTAAGGTATGATTTTATGATGTTCTCAAGGCCTTTGCTGTACTCTATATTGAACGGCGACTTAGCATCAAGTTTTGCAAGGCGCTCTTTCAACACTTCTGTAGAAAGGTTGTAAGATACCTCAACATCAGGGTTTATATTTTTAATATCATCCTGCATTGCCTCAAAAAGGTCGGCATTGGCAAGCTCTTTCATCCAGAGGCTGTCAACACAGGCAAGCTCGCTGTTGCGGATGAATGTAGTTTTTATTGAATCTAAGAACGATAATTTTACAATTGGGGCCGGTTGGGTTTCAACCAGTGCGCTTTCCTGTGCAAATACTGCCAGGGACAGCAATGAAAATACAAAGGACAGTGTTCTTTTTTTCGTCATAATTTACTTTTTAAACAGTTAAATTACAATGTATTACAAAGTAACAATGTGTTATAACTTTAATTAGTGATTAATATTGCCAACTTTAACACCTAAGCGTTTTGTATGGCTGCTATGCCCGGCAGTGTTTTGCCTTCAAGCATCTCGAGCATTGCGCCGCCGCCGGTAGACACATAGCTCATCTTCGGCTCAAGGCCAAATTGCTTCACCGCCGCTACCGAGTCGCCGCCGCCCACCAATGAGAATGCGCCTTTTTCTGTAGCTTCAGCTATAAAATTGCCCAGCTCTATTGTGCCTTTGGCAAAGTTTTCCATCTCGAATACGCCCAGCGGGCCATTCCAAAGTATAGTTTTTGACTTCAGGATCACTTCTTTAAAGTTTTCCAGTGATTTAGGGCCTGCGTCAAGCCCCTGCCATCCGTCAGGAATTTTGTCAACATCTACAACCTGGGTCTTAGCATCGTTTTTGAATGCGTCTGCCGCTACAACATCAACAGGCAAATGCACCTGCACGTTTTTAGCCTTAGCTTTCTCAAGTATTTCAAGTGCAAGTTCCTGCTTGTCATCTTCGCAGATGCTGTCGCCAATCTTGCCGCCTTGTGCTTTGATGAAAGTGAAGGTCATGCCCCCGCCGATAATCAGGTGGTCTACTTTATCGAGGATATTCTCGATTACAGTAATTTTAGATGAAACCTTGCTGCCCCCCAAAACGGCAGTCACCGGTTTCTCGCTGTTTTTAAGCACTTTGTCAAGGCTGTCGATTTCTTTAGCAAGAAGCTCGCCAAACACTTTATCTTCAGGGAAATAATCTGCAATAATTGTTGTTGAGGCATGTGCCCTGTGCGCTGTACCGAAGGCATCGTTTACGTAAACATCGCCCAGGCTTGCCAGTTTTTTAGCAAAATCCTTATCGCCGGCCTCTTCTTCTTTGTAGAAACGGAGGTTCTCCAGCATCAGCACTTCACCCGGCTGCAGGTTTTTCGCTGCCTCCTCCACTTCGCTGCCAATGCTGTCTTCCACAAACTTTACTTTCACGCCCAGAATTTCAGAAGTTGTATCCACAATATGCTTCAGTGAATATTTTTCTTCTCTGCCTTTCGGGCGGCCCAGGTGCGACATCAAAATCACGCTGCCGGCATCTGTTAAGATTTTCTTAATCGTTGCACTCGCTGCTTCAATGCGGTTGGTATCGGTAACTTTAAAATCTTCATCAAGCGGAACATTGAAATCTACACGTATTACAGCCTTTTTACCTTTAAAATTGATGTCATTAAGTGTTTTCATTATCGCTTTAAAGTTGATTTTTTAGTTTTGGAGAAAGGCAAATATAGCCCATTCTGTTAATAAAAAGCCAATAAAATGTTCAAAAAGATATGCAAATAAAACACATATTATTGATAGTCAACGATATATGCCGATGTTAAATATCACGAAACGGTGTTTTTGTGTAATGAAAATTTTAAGGTTTCAGCCTAACCCAAAAATGCATACTTAAAATTTCCGCTATATTTGCCTATGCTATTTCAGGAAGTATTAGGCCAGGAACACATAAAAAGCCACCTCACCAAAACCGCTGACAGCGGCCGTATACCTCATGCGCAGTTGTTCATCGGGCCCGAGGGCAGCGGCACGTTACCCATGGCCATTGCTTATGCCCAATACATTTTGTGCGGCAATACCGGCAGTGAAAATAATGGCGCCAATTCTGCCTGCAACCTGAAGTTCAGCAACTTATCACATCCTGATTTGCATTTTGTTTTCCCGGTTTCTACGAACAGCGATGTGAAGAGCCATCCCGTGAGCGCCAATTTTTTAAAGCAATGGCGCGAGTTTGTGCTGGAGTCGCCGTACAGCGGGCTTTTTGACTGGTACAAAAAAATTGACATTCAAAACAAGCAGGGCCAGATTGGCGTTGACGAGGCGCATGAAATTGTTAAGTCGTTGTCGCTGAAGGCTTACGAGGGCGGATACAAAGTGATGATTATCTGGATGGCTGATAAAATGAACATTGCGACGGCCAACAAACTCCTGAAAATGCTGGAAGAGCCGCCGCAAAAAACGGTTTTCCTGCTGATTGCCGAAAGCACTGACGATATTTTGCAGACGATACTGTCCCGCTGCCAGGTGTTGCAATTTGGGCCGCTTGGTGAGAAAGTGATTTGCGAAGCGCTTAGAAACCAACAGAATATCGATGAAAAGACCGCTGCAAAAATAGCACACCAGGCACAGGGCAACTACGCCAAAGCATTGCATTTACTGCACAAAGATGATGACGGCCTGCCTTTTGAAGAGTGGTTTGTGCAGTGGGTACGTGCCGCTTTCCGGGCTAAGGGAAATGCCGCTGCCATTCAGGATCTTATAGCCTGGAGCGAGGCCATTGCTACCACTGGCCGTGAAACGCAGAAGCAGTTCCTGAACTTTTGCATTGATATGTTCCGGCAGGCGCTTTTGCTGAATTACAACGCTAAAGAGCTGGTTTTCATGGAGCCGACCGTTGAAAATTTCAAGCTGGAAAATTTTGCGCCTTTTGTAAACGGCACCAACATCAACGATATTTTTAAAGAGCTGAGCGATGCCTTGTACCACATTGAACGAAACGGCAACGCCAAGATTATCCTTACCGACCTTTCAATAAAACTGACACGCTTAATCCATAAAAAATAAGATTATGATAAACGAACAACTCACTCCTGCAATATTGTTGATCCTCGCTTTCCTGGCTATAACCTTCATACAGTCAGGCTATGACAAAGTGATGGATTGGAAGGGTAATGTGGAATGGCTTAAAGGCCATTTCAGCAAGACTATCCTAAAGAACAATGTGCCGCAGGCCTTGTTCCTGGTACTTGCCCTTGAGGTTTTTGCCGGGGCTTTCGCGGTAATTGGTATGATTGAAATACTTGTAAACGGCGGTACAGAGTTCGCTTTTTACGCTGCTGCATTATCATGCATTACACTACTGTTTCTGCTTTTGGGCCAACGCCTTGCAAAAGACTATGACGGTGCGCGTACCATAGTAATTTACTTTATACCGGCTGTTTTGCTGCTAAGCTGGCTTTGATATGAAAATAGGTAAGCGGGTACTTAGTTATTTCATATTATTCTTAATACATCTTATAATAATAATTGGATATATCTTTATTTCAATTTCAATAACGGAACATTCAATTATTGATGTCTTGTTGTTAATTTTGCCGATTAATATAATTTATAGCCGATTTCTACTGGCAAGAGGTTGGTTGGTAAATATTTTGTTATCAATCGGTATACTGTCAATAAATTATTTAATTAGCGAATCTATCTACCGTAATAATTGGTATCCCTCTGGTGATGCTTATGCAATAAAAACTACAATTGCCTGTATTTGCCTTTCCCCTGTTTTCCTCTGGGAAATTGTCTACCACATAAATAAAAAAATTCCAACGAGACACAACGTTTAGCTTACATGAGTCAGGCTAGCTTTAAACAAACGCAGCTCTCCCCAGGTAAATTCATCACCAACCTTTTCCTTTAGATTTCCGAGAGTTTCCTCGGCATAACCCTCAAAAGCTGCAGACAGCGTGGCTATCTTATCTTTTGGAAGTACATCTTCAATCTTAATCTTTTCTGTTTCAACTAATTTTGCAAGATGGCCTTCAATGGTTGTGGCTGTCAGCTTCCGGGTATTAGCAATATCGGTTATTGACATTTTTTGCTGCCAGAGCTCAAAGGTTTCGTCATAGGTTGATTTCTTTGGTTCAGCGGTAGTTTTTTTCTTCTTGGGTTTATAGCGTTCATACACGTGTTCTTCAACGCCGTCTTCTAACAGATTGCCATTGTCTTTTGCCGATTTGCGAATATCTGCCAACTTATCTGCTCTATAGTTCTGTATCTCATATGATGTAAGGTTCTCTTTTTGGATGGGCTTCTCCTCCATCACGGCTTCCATCAGTAGTTTTGCCCTCATCAGCCTGATTACTGAGGCTGTCTGCATTTCTTCAAGCTCGCTGAGCTCCTCAAAAAACTGCTTTGCTTTTTTCAGGCGCTTCACCTCTTCCATCATGTTAAGCAGCTGCTGTACAAGGTTGTCCATCACCGGAAAGAAGTAATTATACGCTGCATCTGTACGCTCCTTTACAAATGCCAGGTCAACGTGCTCTGCTGCAAATAAACGTTGCAGCTGCTTGCGGAATTTATCTGCTGCATCCATCATGCTGTACATCCTGTCCGTTTGATGGTGCGCCCATTTGCGGTGCGGAGTCTTAACTGCCTTCGGCCCTTCACTTGCGTAGCTCGCCTTGTGGCTTTGCCAGGCCGTGGCCAGCTCATTCCATTCAAAACTGTTTATCAGGTAGTTGCCTATGAAATTCAGCGTCTCTGCCTTTAGCGAATGTTCAAGCTCCTTCTCTTTTGCCTTGCCCTTGGCGTAGCCAATCACATCGGCGTCTATACTGATGCCATTCATTTGCAGCGGAGAAAGCAGTACGAGCCCCTGTAACGAGCGTAAACGGGAAAGAGCAACATAGGCCTGCCCCGGCGCAAAAACGCCTGATACGTCAAGCACAGCTTTGTCAAACGTTAGTCCCTGGCTTTTGTGTACGGTGATGGCCCATGCCAGCTTTAACGGGTAATGTACAAACGTACCCAAAACCTCTTCAGTAATCTCTTTTGAAAGTTCGTCGACTTTATACCGAAGGTTTTTCCATTCATACTTTTCAGCCTCGATGGTCACATTTTCTTCTGGGAAATGCACCAGCACTTCTTCGTCTGAAAGTGATTTTATAACGCCAATCTTTCCGTTGAAATATCGCTTTTCAGGCGAAAGATCATTCTTAATAAACATCACCTGCGCGCCCACCTTCAGCTTCAGTTCACCATCTACGGGATATATCTTTTCAGGGAAATCATCTACAATTTCAGGCTTGTATACAAAGGTTTCGCCTTTAATATCTTCAAGGGCAGTAGTGTTTATTGTATCGGCTTTTGAATTATGAGTAGTAAGGGTAATATATCCTGTATGCTCTTGTGCATTAAACCCGGGCTTTACAAAAGCATTCAGCAGCTTCACATCATCCTGCGTTACTACATTGTTACGCAGGTTGTTAAGCACACCAATAAATTCAGTATCAGTCTGCCTGTAAATTTTGGAAAGCTCAATGTACAGCGGCGGATTTTGCTGCACTACATGCGAATGAAAGAAGAACATTCCCTTATAATACTGCTTCAGCACGGCCCATTCTTCCTGTTTTACAACCGGCGGAAGCTGAAGGAGGTCGCCTATAAAAAAGCACCTGTACGCCGCCAAAAGGTTTCGCTATGTGCCTCACGCTGCGCAGCATAAAATCAATGGCATCAAGTAAATCGGCCCGCAGCATACTCACCTCATCAATCACCAGCAGCTCCAGGTTTTTTATCACAGCCAGCTTTTCGCCACGCATTTTAAAATGGTGCTTCAGCGTTTCACGGGTTTCAAACTTTAGGGATTCTGAGAAATAGGGCAAGTGGCCAAAGTCGGGAACGAATGCTGCAAATGGCAGCTGAAACATACTATGAATAGTGACCCCGCCAGCATTAAGCGCAGCTATTCCTGTAGGCGCTACAACAACTGTATTTTTATGTGTGGTACGGATAATCTCCCGCAATAAAGTTGTCTTTCCTGTACCTGCCTTCCCGGTTAAGAAAATTGAGCGGTTGGTCTGGTTTATGAACTTCAGGGTATAATCGGCTGCTGTAGATAGGCTTTGCATTTGGCGAATATTAAGCCGTGAAGGTAAGAAAATATTCTTAATCCAAATTAATGGATATAAAAAAACTCCCTTTCGGGAGTTAACTATTATTCAGCTTTCTTAGCTTCGTCTTTTTTATCATCCTTAGCTTCAGGCTTGTACTTATCGTTAAGTTCTTTAAGGATCTTATCAGTGATATCGTACTCATCTTTTGCATACAAAACTGTTGCAGCATCACCGGTACCGTAAATGTACTCGTAGCCGTTTTTCTTGCCGTAATCCTTTATGTGTTTCTTAATCTGCTTTACAAGTGTATCCATCTCACTGCCACTTTCTTTTTGAAGCTGCTGCAGCATAGTTTGCTGCATAACCGCAAGCTCCTGCTCACGCTTCTGCAGTTCCTGGCCTTTCAGCTGCGCCCACTCCGGCCCCTTAGCTTGGGCTTCTCTGCGGAAACTGGCAGCATCAAGCTTCCATTGCTGTGCCTTGCCCTCAAGCTCGCGGCCCATTTCTTCCGACTTTACTTTGTATTTTGATTCAATGTCTTTGGCTGCCTGGTATTCGTCAAGAAGTTTAGCGGTGTCAACATAAGCTGTTTTAGCTCCCTCACCGGTGCTTGCTGTTTCAGTTTTATTACATGCAATCATTGCAAGAGCACAGCCTAATATCAATAATGATTTTTTCATTGTTCGTTTTCCGTTTTAAAAAATTTCGGTAAAAGTAGTAATAAGTTATAAAGTACCAAAGCAACATTTTTGGCTGGAAACCATGCTAAAGGCAACAATAAGATTTATTTATAATTTCAGGAATTGTCATAATCTCTTTCTTTAAAAACCGGCTTTAAATAATGCGCTATGCCACACAAACAAATTTTCGCGATATAACCACAGGCACAAGCACGCAAAAACGGCTTAAATCGCTTTATTTTGATTTTCTACCGTTTTAAGACGTAAATATGCGATGAATACTCTCCTGACGACATTCCTTTCATGTTCGAGCGCAATCCTGTGATAAATCCCTTCACAAAACTCATTTTTCCGGTTTTATATTTTTCTGAAAGCAGACTCACATAAAAACTGTCAAAGTTCATAGGGAGGATTTTAACCAACTTTATATCCTGCACACCAAATAGTTTTTCAATTGCAGTTTTAGAAAAATGCCATAAGTGCCTCGGTACATCATAGGCTGCCCAATAAGCACCGTAATAGTTGGCGTCAAATGATTTAAAATTAGGCACAGCAATAACGATGTGGCCTCCGGGTTTTACAAGGCGCTTTAGCTCTGTAATCTGCTTCTCCACATCCGGCACATGTTCCAGCACATGCCACATTGTAATAATGTCAAAAGTACCTTCTGAAAGATCAGCGGTATCATCAACTAAATGTACACCTTTAGATTTAGCGATAGCCCTGGCTTTTTCACTGGGTTCAAAGCCAGTTACTGTCCACCCGCTCTTTTGAGCTTCATTCGCAAAATCCCCTGTACCGGCACCAATATCCAGCAAATTGCCTTTTGAACCTGTAAGCCCGGTAATGAGCTTTACCTTATCCCGAAGCGCTTTTTGCTTCACCGCATGGTAAAGTTTTTCAAACAACGAACGCTTGCTGTCAGTGTGTGAAATATAATCTTCACTTTCATAATACCTACCCAAATTTTGAATAGACGGCTGAGGTGCGGTTCTTAAAAGCTGTAATTCCGGATCAAGAAGGAGTTCAAACTCTTCTCCCGAAACGGAATGGTCTTTTACTTTAAGATAAGAGATAGTAAAATTCATTAACTGTTATTATAATCCTTAACGAGATTGCGCAGATAGTTTATAACGATATTCTTGTAAAGCGAATTTTCAGCAAGTGCATCATTGTTATAATCGTCAACGACAGAAACTGCGATAAAACGCGCCTTGCTGCCGATGATATTTGTGTCAGCCTCTACATTTGAAACCATGAACTGCCCTGTGTCAAAATACTTTTCAAGTTCAGCATTTTCGTAGATGTATACTTTAAAGCGGGTATCTTGAAGCGTTACATTATACTCCACATCAACATAGCTGCCTGAACGATATTTATCACCTACAAACTGGTTGAAAGGAATCTTACGCTGGTTATTTTCAAAGATGTATGCTGTTAGTCCTTTTTCATGCCCCAATACCTGCTTGCCATTCGGCATCAATATGTATTCATTTATCTCGACTGTATGGCGAGGTGTAATGCATGAAGCAAAAAAAGCAAATGCAAAAATCACTGCAAACGCTTTAAATTTAAGGCTTTTTGTAAAAGGTTTCACGTGGAACATCATTATCTACCCATGTGAATTAATAACACAGAAACATCACTTGGTGATACCCCGCTAATGCGTGATGCCTGTGAAATGGTTACGGGACGAATCTTTTTCATCTTCTCCTTAGCTTCATAGGACAGCGATTTTACCCTGTCATAATCAAAATCTGAAGGGATTTTTACGTCCTCGAGCCTGTTAAGCTTGTCAGCATTGTTCTTTTCTTTTTCGATGTATCCAGAATACTTAACCTGTATCTCTGCCTGCTCTACAACTTCATTGTCCAGATTATGTTCAGCAATATATTCACGCACTTTCTCAAACTTTAGTATATCTTCTGATTCAATCTGTGGACGGGAGAATAACTTAAACATTTTCTCCGGTTGCGTGATAAGTGATGACTCTTTTTCCTCAAGTACAGGGTTAGCATCAGCAGGTGTTGCACTCGTTTCCTTAAAGAAATTTACAAACGCATCGCTTTCATCGCGCTTCTTCTCCATACGGCGCATACGTGTTTCATCAGCCAGCCCAATTTCATAAGACATTGGTGTAAGCCTGAAATCGGCATTATCCTGACGCAATAGCGTGCGGTACTCTGCACGCGAGGTGAACATCCTGTATGGCTCTTCTGTACCTTTAGTAATAAGGTCATCAATCAAAACGCCGATATACGCTTCATTACGTTTGAGAATAAGCGGGTCGTTACCTTGTACTTTTAAGCTCGCATTTATACCAGCCATTAAACCTTGTGAAGCAGCTTCTTCATATCCTGTAGTGCCGTTTATCTGCCCTGCGAAATATAATCCCTCTACCAGCTTTGTTTCAAGCGTGTGCTTAAGCTGTGTGGGCGGGAAATAATCGTATTCAATAGCATACCCCGGACGGAAGAACTTCACATTTTCAAACCCGGCTACTGAACGAAGTGCATTAAACTGCACCTCTTCCGGGAGTGATGTAGAGAAGCCGTTTACGTATACTTCGACAGTATCCCAACCCTCCGGCTCCACAAAAAGCTGGTGCCTGTCTTTATCCGCAAAGCGGTTTATCTTATCTTCGATAGAAGGGCAATAACGTGGGCCAAGGCTCTTGATTCGCCCGTTAAACATAGGCGAGCGGTCAAAACCCTCTCGTAACTGGTCGTGCACTTGCTCCGATGTATAGGTCATCCAGCATGAGCGTTGCTTTGTCAAAGGCTTAGTAGATTCGAGATATGAAAATTTAGACGGATTTTCATCGCCCGGCTGCTCAATCATTTTAGAATAATCAAGTGAGCGGCCATCTACTCTTGGAGGTGTTCCTGTCTTCATCCTGCCTGAGGTAAACCCGGCACGGACTAAATCTTCAGTAATGCCGTAAGCAGCACCCTCTCCTGCCCTGCCGCCACCGAATTGCTTTTCACCGATATGTATCAGCCCATTAAGGAAAGTACCATTAGTAAGCACAACAGATTTGGCTTTTATCTCAATCCCTAAAGATGTCCGTATGCCTTTTATCTTACCATCTTCAATGATAACACCTGCCACCATTTCCTGGTAGAAGTCAAGATTTGGGGTACGCTCCAGCATAAGCCTCCATTCTTCCGCGAAGCGCATACGGTCGCTCTGCACACGTGGGCTCCACATAGCAGGGCCTTTTGATTTATTCAGCATCTTGAACTGTATAGCCGTCTTGTCACTAACAATTCCGCTATATCCGCCAAGCGCATCAATTTCACGCACAATCTGTCCTTTTGCAATACCACCCATAGCAGGGTTACAGGACATTTGCGCTATGTTTTGAAGGCTCATGGTAACTAGCAAGGTTTTAGAGCCCATGTTCGCAGCAGCAGCAGCAGCCTCGCTACCCGCGTGGCCAGCTCCTACTACAATAACATCATATACTTCGTTAAACATTTTACTTGTGTTCCACGTGGAACGTTTAGTTATTTCAGCTTCATTCAATCACTACTGTTCCACGTGGAACATAGCAATTTTTTCCTCTTCTTTATTTCGCATCAGCTGTTCGTCAGCTTCTGTCTTGTCTTTGTAACCACAGTAGTGCAAAACGCCATGCGCCATTACACGTCGCAATTCTTCTTCAAATGCAACGTTGAAATCAACCGC
This genomic interval carries:
- the pgk gene encoding phosphoglycerate kinase, encoding MKTLNDINFKGKKAVIRVDFNVPLDEDFKVTDTNRIEAASATIKKILTDAGSVILMSHLGRPKGREEKYSLKHIVDTTSEILGVKVKFVEDSIGSEVEEAAKNLQPGEVLMLENLRFYKEEEAGDKDFAKKLASLGDVYVNDAFGTAHRAHASTTIIADYFPEDKVFGELLAKEIDSLDKVLKNSEKPVTAVLGGSKVSSKITVIENILDKVDHLIIGGGMTFTFIKAQGGKIGDSICEDDKQELALEILEKAKAKNVQVHLPVDVVAADAFKNDAKTQVVDVDKIPDGWQGLDAGPKSLENFKEVILKSKTILWNGPLGVFEMENFAKGTIELGNFIAEATEKGAFSLVGGGDSVAAVKQFGLEPKMSYVSTGGGAMLEMLEGKTLPGIAAIQNA
- a CDS encoding DNA polymerase III subunit delta', which codes for MLFQEVLGQEHIKSHLTKTADSGRIPHAQLFIGPEGSGTLPMAIAYAQYILCGNTGSENNGANSACNLKFSNLSHPDLHFVFPVSTNSDVKSHPVSANFLKQWREFVLESPYSGLFDWYKKIDIQNKQGQIGVDEAHEIVKSLSLKAYEGGYKVMIIWMADKMNIATANKLLKMLEEPPQKTVFLLIAESTDDILQTILSRCQVLQFGPLGEKVICEALRNQQNIDEKTAAKIAHQAQGNYAKALHLLHKDDDGLPFEEWFVQWVRAAFRAKGNAAAIQDLIAWSEAIATTGRETQKQFLNFCIDMFRQALLLNYNAKELVFMEPTVENFKLENFAPFVNGTNINDIFKELSDALYHIERNGNAKIILTDLSIKLTRLIHKK
- a CDS encoding DoxX family protein, which encodes MINEQLTPAILLILAFLAITFIQSGYDKVMDWKGNVEWLKGHFSKTILKNNVPQALFLVLALEVFAGAFAVIGMIEILVNGGTEFAFYAAALSCITLLFLLLGQRLAKDYDGARTIVIYFIPAVLLLSWL
- a CDS encoding OmpH family outer membrane protein: MKKSLLILGCALAMIACNKTETASTGEGAKTAYVDTAKLLDEYQAAKDIESKYKVKSEEMGRELEGKAQQWKLDAASFRREAQAKGPEWAQLKGQELQKREQELAVMQQTMLQQLQKESGSEMDTLVKQIKKHIKDYGKKNGYEYIYGTGDAATVLYAKDEYDITDKILKELNDKYKPEAKDDKKDEAKKAE
- a CDS encoding class I SAM-dependent methyltransferase, which produces MNFTISYLKVKDHSVSGEEFELLLDPELQLLRTAPQPSIQNLGRYYESEDYISHTDSKRSLFEKLYHAVKQKALRDKVKLITGLTGSKGNLLDIGAGTGDFANEAQKSGWTVTGFEPSEKARAIAKSKGVHLVDDTADLSEGTFDIITMWHVLEHVPDVEKQITELKRLVKPGGHIVIAVPNFKSFDANYYGAYWAAYDVPRHLWHFSKTAIEKLFGVQDIKLVKILPMNFDSFYVSLLSEKYKTGKMSFVKGFITGLRSNMKGMSSGEYSSHIYVLKR
- the mnmG gene encoding tRNA uridine-5-carboxymethylaminomethyl(34) synthesis enzyme MnmG; amino-acid sequence: MFNEVYDVIVVGAGHAGSEAAAAAANMGSKTLLVTMSLQNIAQMSCNPAMGGIAKGQIVREIDALGGYSGIVSDKTAIQFKMLNKSKGPAMWSPRVQSDRMRFAEEWRLMLERTPNLDFYQEMVAGVIIEDGKIKGIRTSLGIEIKAKSVVLTNGTFLNGLIHIGEKQFGGGRAGEGAAYGITEDLVRAGFTSGRMKTGTPPRVDGRSLDYSKMIEQPGDENPSKFSYLESTKPLTKQRSCWMTYTSEQVHDQLREGFDRSPMFNGRIKSLGPRYCPSIEDKINRFADKDRHQLFVEPEGWDTVEVYVNGFSTSLPEEVQFNALRSVAGFENVKFFRPGYAIEYDYFPPTQLKHTLETKLVEGLYFAGQINGTTGYEEAASQGLMAGINASLKVQGNDPLILKRNEAYIGVLIDDLITKGTEEPYRMFTSRAEYRTLLRQDNADFRLTPMSYEIGLADETRMRRMEKKRDESDAFVNFFKETSATPADANPVLEEKESSLITQPEKMFKLFSRPQIESEDILKFEKVREYIAEHNLDNEVVEQAEIQVKYSGYIEKEKNNADKLNRLEDVKIPSDFDYDRVKSLSYEAKEKMKKIRPVTISQASRISGVSPSDVSVLLIHMGR